From Tripterygium wilfordii isolate XIE 37 chromosome 13, ASM1340144v1, whole genome shotgun sequence, the proteins below share one genomic window:
- the LOC120012301 gene encoding uncharacterized protein LOC120012301 isoform X1 gives MEPQRLEKALDGCGNDLDAAIERLLALSLDEKSEGFAVESDASSEKEKPTSFGDLAGWTDLLVRELQSAISVDDARARVSSLLQMREESIHQQEAARIEVVIRENTILKRAVAVLYRRQKQFVEDRNGEVQHLKQLLSQYQGQLTTLEQLLLSYVSEAYQTWKFQLKRLYFVRRLSSFQHWDEVPLG, from the exons ATGGAGCCCCAGCGTCTTGAGAAAGCTCTGGATGGATGCGGCAACGATTTAGACGCTGCTATCGAGCGCCTGCTTGCGCTTTCTTTAGATGAGAAATCGGAGGGTTTCGCTGTGGAATCAGATGCATCTTCTGAGAAAGAAAAACCTACCAGTTTTGGAGATCTGGCTGGGTGGACGGACTTGCTGGTGAGGGAATTACAGAGTGCGATTAGTGTTGATGATGCCAGAGCCCGCGTGTCAAGTCTGCTGCAGATGCGTGAAGAATCGATTCATCAACAAGAAGCGGCTCGAATCGAAGTCGTGATCCGGGAGAATACAATACTGAAACGTGCCGTGGCTGTTCTTTATCGACGGCAGAAACAGTTTGTTGAGGATAGGAACGGTGAGGTCCAGCACTTGAAGCAGTTACTGTCTCAGTATCAGGGGCAGTTGACAACTCTCGAG CAGTTGCTACTCTCATATGTGAGTGAAGCTTACCAAACTTGGAAGTTCCAGCTGAAACGTCTTTACTTTGTTCGCCGGCTCTCATCCTTTCAACACTGGGATGAGGTCCCTCTTGGCTAG
- the LOC120012301 gene encoding uncharacterized protein LOC120012301 isoform X2: protein MEPQRLEKALDGCGNDLDAAIERLLALSLDEKSEGFAVESDASSEKEKPTSFGDLAGWTDLLVRELQSAISVDDARARVSSLLQMREESIHQQEAARIEVVIRENTILKRAVAVLYRRQKQFVEDRNGEVQHLKQLLSQYQGQLTTLELLLSYVSEAYQTWKFQLKRLYFVRRLSSFQHWDEVPLG from the exons ATGGAGCCCCAGCGTCTTGAGAAAGCTCTGGATGGATGCGGCAACGATTTAGACGCTGCTATCGAGCGCCTGCTTGCGCTTTCTTTAGATGAGAAATCGGAGGGTTTCGCTGTGGAATCAGATGCATCTTCTGAGAAAGAAAAACCTACCAGTTTTGGAGATCTGGCTGGGTGGACGGACTTGCTGGTGAGGGAATTACAGAGTGCGATTAGTGTTGATGATGCCAGAGCCCGCGTGTCAAGTCTGCTGCAGATGCGTGAAGAATCGATTCATCAACAAGAAGCGGCTCGAATCGAAGTCGTGATCCGGGAGAATACAATACTGAAACGTGCCGTGGCTGTTCTTTATCGACGGCAGAAACAGTTTGTTGAGGATAGGAACGGTGAGGTCCAGCACTTGAAGCAGTTACTGTCTCAGTATCAGGGGCAGTTGACAACTCTCGAG TTGCTACTCTCATATGTGAGTGAAGCTTACCAAACTTGGAAGTTCCAGCTGAAACGTCTTTACTTTGTTCGCCGGCTCTCATCCTTTCAACACTGGGATGAGGTCCCTCTTGGCTAG
- the LOC120012294 gene encoding divinyl chlorophyllide a 8-vinyl-reductase, chloroplastic-like: MSLCFSFNGFTLHSTKGQRYKARIFSQCINQGQVISIPNSLSFDRFEFSKSFEFRRHRFSPIGASATTVDETTSSSFRNKNPKDINIVVVGSTGYIGKFVVTELVNRGFNTIAIARERSGIRGRSSKEETLNQLKGANVCFSDVTDLGKLEESLESLGVPIDVVVSCLASRNGGVKDSWKIDYEATKHSLVAGRKSGASHFVLLSAICVQKPLLEFQRAKLKFEAELMEEANKDKGFTYSIVRPTAFFKSLGGQVELVKDGKPYVMFGDGKLCACKPISEQDLASFIADCVLNKDKINRILPIGGPGKSLTPLEQGEMLFRLLGKEPKFLKVPIGIMDFAIWVLDSLVKVFPAMEDAAEFGKIGRYYAAESMLLLDPETGEYSAEKTPSYGKDTLEDFFDKVLREGMAGQELGEQTIF, encoded by the coding sequence atgtcCCTTTGTTTCTCTTTCAATGGGTTCACTCTTCATTCAACGAAGGGCCAACGCTATAAAGCTCGAATCTTTTCACAATGTATCAATCAAGGTCAGGTAATCTCAATCCCTAATTCCTTGTCATTTGATCGATTTGAGTTTTCAAAGTCGTTTGAGTTTAGAAGACATAGATTTAGTCCCATTGGAGCTTCAGCAACAACTGTGGATGAAACGACTTCATCCTCATTTAGgaacaaaaacccaaaagatATCAACATTGTTGTGGTGGGTTCAACTGGGTATATTGGGAAATTTGTGGTTACAGAGTTGGTGAACAGAGGATTCAATACTATTGCAattgctagagagagaagtggaATTAGAGGTAGAAGTAGCAAGGAAGAGACATTGAATCAATTGAAAGGGGCTAATGTTTGCTTCTCTGATGTTACTGATTTGGGAAAGTTGGAGGAATCTCTGGAGAGTTTGGGCGTTCCAATTGATGTTGTGGTCTCATGCCTTGCTAGTCGAAACGGCGGTGTGAAAGATTCCTGGAAAATTGATTATGAGGCAACTAAGCATAGTCTTGTTGCAGGTAGAAAGTCCGGGGCATCGCATTTTGTGTTGCTTTCTGCAATATGTGTGCAGAAACCGCTCCTTGAATTTCAGCGTGCGAAGCTGAAATTTGAAGCTGAATTGATGGAAGAGGCCAATAAGGATAAAGGGTTTACTTATAGCATAGTAAGGCCAACAGCATTCTTCAAAAGTTTAGGGGGTCAGGTTGAGTTGGTGAAAGATGGGAAGCCTTATGTAATGTTTGGAGATGGAAAGTTGTGTGCTTGCAAGCCTATTAGTGAGCAGGATTTGGCATCGTTTATTGCTGATTGTGTGTTGAACAAAGATAAGATTAACCGAATATTGCCAATTGGTGGACCTGGGAAGTCATTGACACCATTGGAGCAAGGGGAGATGCTGTTTAGACTTCTGGGGAAGGAGCCCAAGTTCTTGAAAGTGCCAATTGGGATAATGGATTTTGCCATTTGGGTTCTTGATTCCCTTGTTAAGGTCTTTCCGGCAATGGAAGATGCAGCCGAGTTTGGGAAAATCGGAAGGTATTATGCGGCTGAAAGTATGCTGCTCTTGGATCCTGAGACTGGTGAGTATAGTGCTGAAAAAACGCCGAGTTATGGGAAAGATACACTGGAAGATTTCTTTGATAAGGTTCTTAGAGAAGGGATGGCTGGCCAAGAATTAGGAGAACAAACAATCTTCTGA
- the LOC120012027 gene encoding CASP-like protein 1D1 yields MTDKADPESKPVEAPSPPPPPATGINLSTVDVALRVVLFAATLVSVVVMSTAKQTELASVPGVPGARVSLAAKFNHSPAFIYFVAALCVVGLYSIITTLASISVILKPNHRTIFSFFFVLGDVVMLGLTASATGTAGGVAYIGLKGNSHVGWVKVCNVYDTFCKHIGSAVAISLFAAVVLIALILLSVFSFHTKIRK; encoded by the exons ATGACGGATAAGGCTGACCCGGAATCGAAGCCCGTGGAGGCACcatcaccacctcctcctccggCCACCGGTATTAACCTTTCTACGGTGGATGTGGCTCTTAGGGTTGTATTATTCGCTGCAACACTTGTGTCTGTTGTGGTGATGTCCACTGCCAAGCAAACAGAGTTAGCTTCTGTTCCTGGTGTGCCCGGAGCTAGAGTTAGCCTCGCAGCCAAATTTAATCACTCCCCTGCCTTCAT ATACTTTGTTGCAGCATTGTGTGTGGTTGGACTGTATAGCATCATCACCACTCTCGCATCAATTTCAGTCATCTTGAAGCCAAATCATCGGAcaatcttctccttcttctttgtACTTGGTGATGTG GTGATGCTAGGGTTGACAGCCTCCGCTACGGGCACAGCCGGCGGTGTTGCTTATATTGGGTTGAAGGGCAACAGTCATGTTGGATGGGTCAAGGTGTGCAATGTGTATGACACATTCTGTAAACATATAGGGAGTGCAGTTGCAATTTCATTGTTTGCAGCTGTTGTGCTCATTGCGCTTATTTTGCTCTCTGTTTTCTCCTTCCACACTAAGATTAGGAAGTAG
- the LOC120013019 gene encoding E3 ubiquitin-protein ligase MIEL1-like isoform X1: MEGPANERLAFGKMGYGCDHYRRRCRIRAPCCNEVFPCRHCHNEAAGMLKNIYDRHEIDRYDVKQVICSVCDTEQLIGQVCTNCGVNMGEYFCEICKFYDDDTEKGQFHCDDCGICRVGGRENYFHCKKCGSCYSISLWDNHRCVENSMRHHCPICYEYLFDSLKATTVLKCGHTMHSECCHEMMKRDKFCCPICSRSVIDMSKTWKRIDEETEETVMPEDYRHRKVWILCNDCSDTTEVYFHIIGQKCSHCKSYNTRSIAPPVLPQ, encoded by the exons ATGGAAGGCCCTGCCAATGAACGCCTTGCTTTTGGGAAGATGGGTTACGG GTGCGACCATTACCGGAGAAGATGCAGGATTCGAGCTCCTTGCTGCAACGAGGTCTTTCCTTGCCGCCATTGTCACAACGAGGCTGCG GGCATGCTGAAAAACATATATGATCGGCACGAGATAGATCGATATGATGTTAAACAA GTCATATGTTCAGTTTGTGACACGGAACAGCTG ATAGGTCAAGTTTGCACCAACTGTGGCGTCAATATGGGTGAATACTTCTGTGAGATCTGCAAATTCTACGACGATGAT ACTGAGAAAGGGCAGTTTCATTGTGATGACTGTGGGATCTGCAG AGTCGGTGGTCGTGAGAACTATTTTCACTGCAAGAAGTGTG GGTCTTGCTATTCGATCAGCCTTTGGGATAATCATCGGTGTGTTGAGAACTCCATGCGGCATCACTGCCCTATATGTTACGAG TATCTGTTTGACTCTCTGAAAGCTACGACAGTATTGAAATGTGGGCACACAATGCATTCTGAATGTTGCCATGAAATGATGAAGCGTGATAA ATTCTGTTGTCCGATCTGCTCCAGGTCAGTGATTGATATGTCTAAAACCTGGAAGAGAATAGATGAGGAG ACTGAAGAAACTGTCATGCCCGAGGATTATCGCCACAGAAAG GTTTGGATCCTGTGTAATGACTGCAGCGACACGACTGAAGTTTACTTCCACATAATCGGGCAGAAGTGCAGCCACTGCAAATCATACAATACCCGCTCAATTGCTCCGCCAGTTCTCCCTCAATGA
- the LOC120013019 gene encoding E3 ubiquitin-protein ligase MIEL1-like isoform X2, translated as MEGPANERLAFGKMGYGCDHYRRRCRIRAPCCNEVFPCRHCHNEAAGMLKNIYDRHEIDRYDVKQVICSVCDTEQLIGQVCTNCGVNMGEYFCEICKFYDDDTEKGQFHCDDCGICRVGGRENYFHCKKCGSCYSISLWDNHRCVENSMRHHCPICYEYLFDSLKATTVLKCGHTMHSECCHEMMKRDKFCCPICSRSVIDMSKTWKRIDEETEETVMPEDYRHRKQ; from the exons ATGGAAGGCCCTGCCAATGAACGCCTTGCTTTTGGGAAGATGGGTTACGG GTGCGACCATTACCGGAGAAGATGCAGGATTCGAGCTCCTTGCTGCAACGAGGTCTTTCCTTGCCGCCATTGTCACAACGAGGCTGCG GGCATGCTGAAAAACATATATGATCGGCACGAGATAGATCGATATGATGTTAAACAA GTCATATGTTCAGTTTGTGACACGGAACAGCTG ATAGGTCAAGTTTGCACCAACTGTGGCGTCAATATGGGTGAATACTTCTGTGAGATCTGCAAATTCTACGACGATGAT ACTGAGAAAGGGCAGTTTCATTGTGATGACTGTGGGATCTGCAG AGTCGGTGGTCGTGAGAACTATTTTCACTGCAAGAAGTGTG GGTCTTGCTATTCGATCAGCCTTTGGGATAATCATCGGTGTGTTGAGAACTCCATGCGGCATCACTGCCCTATATGTTACGAG TATCTGTTTGACTCTCTGAAAGCTACGACAGTATTGAAATGTGGGCACACAATGCATTCTGAATGTTGCCATGAAATGATGAAGCGTGATAA ATTCTGTTGTCCGATCTGCTCCAGGTCAGTGATTGATATGTCTAAAACCTGGAAGAGAATAGATGAGGAG ACTGAAGAAACTGTCATGCCCGAGGATTATCGCCACAGAAAG CAATGA
- the LOC120013021 gene encoding uncharacterized protein LOC120013021, translating to MGCGESKHDVATGNTVTLKKSDTGSKNCKGTESFIEAASNDKTNTNTSVQNQEREINVGKGTEDGQNVKDITEDTELKGGENKTVASELATFVSKESPNHFFSSRKDEEAIDAEGRSEKSEYCSPRHEDGKESLFNENVEADIAVEEKFIKQPKEETANGEDIKMREENLVKEPEASTAIEAEVSIPEEKNGFSTEKVPYATSV from the exons ATGGGTTGTGGAGAATCGAAACATGATGTTGCCACTGGAAACACCGTCACCCTTAAGAAATCCGACACAGGAAGCAAAAATTGCAAAGGCACAGAATCCTTCATTGAAGCAGCATCAAATGATaagacaaacacaaacacatctGTGCAAAACCAAGAGAGGGAGATTAATGTGGGCAAGGGCACTGAAGATGGACAGAATGTGAAGGATATAACCGAGGACACAGAATTAAAGGGAGGAGAAAACAAAACTGTTGCTTCGGAACTTGCAACGTTTGTATCTAAAGAGTCACCAAATCATTTCTTCTCGTcaaggaaagatgaagaagccatTGATGCTGAGGGAAGGTCTGAGAAGTCTGAGTATTGTTCTCCGCGACATGAAGATGGGAAGGAGAGTTTGTTCAATGAGAATGTAGAAGCTGACATAGCAGTTGAGGAAAAATTCATAAAACAACCCAAAGAAGAAACAGCAAATG GAGAGGATATAAAAATGAGGGAAGAGAATTTGGTGAAGGAACCAGAGGCATCAACAGCCATTGAAGCAGAGGTTTCTATaccagaagaaaaaaatggttTCAGCACTGAGAAGGTACCTTATGCAACTTCAGTTTAA
- the LOC120013020 gene encoding lipase-like → MGQRRLLMLAVIVCLFTSSCGRELKLKHKDNHAGYNHTLAKILVEYASAVYLSDLTELFSWTCSRCDGLTKGFEVIELIVDVQHGLQGYVGVAKDPNAIIIAFRGTQGQSIQNWIEDLYWKQLDLNYPGMPDAMVHHGFFSAYYNTTIHPGILTAIKEAKEIYGDLDIMVTGHSMGGAMAAFCGLDLAVNHEAQNVQVVTFGQPRIGNAAFASYYSQLVPNTIRVTNGHDIVPHLPPYYYYFPQKTYHHFPREVWLYEFGLGSLVYRVEKVCDDSGEDPTCSRSVMGNSISDHIVYYGVELRGETCRSCGIVMDPRVAEYRKTDIQGNFIFSRNPAASVLRLDAQSDV, encoded by the exons AACTCAAGTTGAAGCATAAGGATAATCACGCTGGTTATAACCACACTCTTGCCAAAATATTGGTGGAATATGCATCTGCG GTATACCTGTCAGATTTGACAGAACTTTTCTCATGGACTTGCTCAAGATGTGATGGGTTGACTAAG GGATTTGAAGTTATTGAGCTGATTGTTGATGTCCAGCATGGCTTACAG GGATATGTCGGAGTTGCGAAGGATCCCAATGCTATCATTATTGCTTTTAGAGGCACTCAAGGACAAAG TATACAGAACTGGATAGAAGACCTATACTGGAAACAGCTTGATCTGAATTACCCTGGCATGCCTGATGCAATG GTGCACCATGGTTTTTTTTCTGCTTATTATAATACAACCATTCACCCTGGAATTCTAACTGCTATAAAAGAAGCAAAGGAAATCTACGGAGACCTTGACATCATGGTTACAGGGCATTCTATGGGAGGGGCCATGGCTGCCTTTTGTGGGCTTGATCTGGCG GTCAATCATGAAGCTCAGAATGTACAAGTAGTGACATTTGGACAGCCTCGTATAGGAAATGCAGCTTTTGCGTCATATTATAGCCAACTCGTGCCTAATACTATCCGGGTCACAAATGGACATGACATCGTGCCTCATTTGCCTCCATACTATTACTATTTCCCTCAAAAAACATACCACCACTTCCCAAGAGAG GTGTGGTTGTATGAATTTGGACTGGGAAGTCTGGTTTATAGAGTTGAGAAGGTCTGTGACGATTCTGGTGAAGATCCAACCTGTAGCAG gTCAGTGATGGGGAACAGCATTTCAGACCATATAGTTTATTATGGTGTTGAGTTAAGAGGTGAGACATGTAGATCATGTGGAATTGTGATGGATCCACGTGTAGCAGAGTATCGCAAAACAGATATTCAAGGAAACTTTATATTTTCCAGGAATCCCGCTGCTTCTGTTCTGAGATTGGATGCACAATCAGACGTATAA